GTGTTCTCAGCGGGCGCGCCTTCTGCCTGGGCGGACGAACAGAGTTACAGTTGCCCACTGCCACCGTCGGACGATAGGGCCCCGAACCAAACGGTCGCCGGACCCGACAGCCCGCGACTGACTCATCAAATGCTAACCAGCAGCGCCGCACGCGACAGCATCAAGGCGCAATTGGCCCAGCCCCCGTTCAAGAATCCGGTAACCATCAACGGCTGGCGCTTGATCAAAGCCCCGTCGTCGGCTGAGAAGCCAGTGTTGCCCAGCCAGTGGTTGTTACGTCTGATAAATTGGGCCGAGCAAGCATCAAGACTGTTTGCCCATGCGGTTCAAGTGCTGCTCTGGACAGCGGCTATGGTCGTGGTCAGCGTGTTGCTTTGGCGTTATCGGACCTGGTTCCGCACTCTTGTGCCCCGCCAAGCCGTCCGACCGATTCAACGCGTTAAAGCGCAACAGCTTTTTGGTTTGCAAGTTAACGCTGATAGCCTGCCAGATGATGTGGCGGCCGCCGCGGAACGCTTGTGGCCAGACCAACCCCGCGAAGCACTGGGGCTGCTGTATCGAGCGCTGCTCAGCCGTTTATTGATCGACTATCACCTCCCCCTGAAAAACGCCGACACCGAAGGCGAAGTTTTACAACAGGTCGCGCATCTCAACTTGAGCCGACTCAACGAATTCAGCCTGACCCTGACCGCTCACTGGCAAAATCTCGCTTACGGGCACCAGGTGCCTGATGTGCTTTTACAACACGAGTTATGCGAAGGGTGGCGCCAACTGTTCGGGCGCCGATCCGGGAGTGAGAAGCGTCGATGACCAAGCGCAAAATGTGGGTTATCGGGCTACTGGCGCTTGCCATAATTGCGCTAGCCGGGCGCTATTTTTTCTCGCATTTTGAGCGCTATAGCGAGGTCATCGATCACGGTCCATCTCCGGCAGCCCGCGCTAACCCTTATCTGGCTGCCGAACAGTTTTTGCGACAACGCTTGGTGCCTGTCAACGTGACCCACGTCATTTCAAATTTGCCTGACGCTCGTTCGGATCAGCGCACACTGCTGTTGCTTGCCAGCCGGGAAAACATGACGCCTCGACAGGTTGACCAGCTGCTGAACTGGACCAAATCAGGCGGTCATCTGCTATTCATCGCCGAACAATTGTGGGATGAGCACAAAGGCCGTAGCGGCGACTTGCTGTTGGACCGTGTGCAGGTTCATCAGGTCCTCAGCGCCAATCTCCAAGCGCCGGACCACAGAAACAGCAATCCATTGAAACCTTCCAGCGACTTATTGCTTGCCTCGCCCCCGCCTTCCGAATCACCTCAATTGACCAAGCTTTATTTAGAAAACGAGAGCGATCCGGCATATTTCAGTTTCGACACTCGCTTTCACCTGGAAGACCCGAAGGACCACGCACAGACTTGGGCCAACAGCGATGGGTCGACGCACATGATGCAACTGGTTTACGGCGACGGTTTGATCACTGTATTGACCGACAGCGACCTCTGGAAAAATAACGCTATCGACCATTTTGACAACGCTTGGCTGCTCTGGTACCTGACACAGCACAGCGCGGTGACGATGCTTTTGCAGGTAGAACACGGTGATCTATTCAGCCTGCTGTTGCGCTACTTCCCGCAGGCGATCATAACATTGGCGCTGATGACCGGGCTGCTGCTGTGGCATATAGGTATGCGCCACGGCCCACTACAAGCACCTGAGTCAAGGGCGCGTCGGCAGTTGGTTGAGCATCTGCGGGCCAGTGCCGACTTCCTCCTTCGGAGCGGGGGCCAATACGTCCTGCTGAGTGGATTGCAACAGGACATATTGCGTCGTGCCCGACAACGGCATCCTGGGTTCGAACGCCTGAGTGTCGCCGATCAATGGCAGGTGCTTGCACGATTGACACAACAACCGACCAGCGCTATCGGTCAAGCCTTGCGCCCACGGCCCAATAAACGGCTGTCCGCTACCGAATTCACCCGCCAGGTTGCCCACCTGCAGACACTCAGGAATGCCTTATGAGCGAACAATCAACGGACCCGAAAAGCAGCGCCGAACCCCCGGTTGCCGCGAGTAATCAGGCTCAACAACGCCAACGTGCCAGCCACTTGGCCCAGGCACTTCGTTACGAATTACAACAGGTCGTGATCGGCCAGGTTGCGGTGATAGACGACGTATTGACTGCATTGATCGCGGGCGGTCATGTTTTGATCGAGGGCGTCCCGGGGCTAGGCAAAACCTTACTAGTGCGCGCCCTCGCCCGTTGCTTCGGCGGCGACTTCGCGCGCATTCAGTTCACTCCAGACCTGATGCCCAGCGACGTCACCGGCCACGCCGTATACGACATCCAAACTGAACAATTTAAACTGCGCAAAGGCCCCCTATTTACCAACTTGCTGCTGGCCGACGAGATCAACCGCGCGCCGGCGAAAACCCAGGCCGCCTTGCTCGAAGCCATGCAGGAACGTCAGGTCACCCTCGAAGGTCGTGCGTTACCCATAGCTCAACCGTTTATGGTGCTCGCTACCCAAAACCCCATCGAACAAGAAGGGACCTATCCGCTGCCTGAGGCTGAACTC
The nucleotide sequence above comes from Pseudomonas sp. AB6. Encoded proteins:
- a CDS encoding DUF4129 domain-containing protein — protein: MRLTDASVAIRPRNSWEAIDLGVLLARKHRLLLMSSWAIVTLPIFALLSLVFWDYPALAILSFWWLKPIFERLPLFIVSQALFGSTPSLEQALKGWLRLLKPQWFASLTWRRLSMSRSFKLPVLQLEGLSGLARQQRISVLSRRSLRAARWLTSIGSTLETTLWLGLMVVFYLLIPQQIRLDWSWGSLIGVEENWVWLEHPSNALYALVLVFWEPIYVVCGFTLYLNRRTELEAWDIELVLRRLRQRLIGSAYVLLIGVGLVFSAGAPSAWADEQSYSCPLPPSDDRAPNQTVAGPDSPRLTHQMLTSSAARDSIKAQLAQPPFKNPVTINGWRLIKAPSSAEKPVLPSQWLLRLINWAEQASRLFAHAVQVLLWTAAMVVVSVLLWRYRTWFRTLVPRQAVRPIQRVKAQQLFGLQVNADSLPDDVAAAAERLWPDQPREALGLLYRALLSRLLIDYHLPLKNADTEGEVLQQVAHLNLSRLNEFSLTLTAHWQNLAYGHQVPDVLLQHELCEGWRQLFGRRSGSEKRR
- a CDS encoding DUF4350 domain-containing protein; this translates as MTKRKMWVIGLLALAIIALAGRYFFSHFERYSEVIDHGPSPAARANPYLAAEQFLRQRLVPVNVTHVISNLPDARSDQRTLLLLASRENMTPRQVDQLLNWTKSGGHLLFIAEQLWDEHKGRSGDLLLDRVQVHQVLSANLQAPDHRNSNPLKPSSDLLLASPPPSESPQLTKLYLENESDPAYFSFDTRFHLEDPKDHAQTWANSDGSTHMMQLVYGDGLITVLTDSDLWKNNAIDHFDNAWLLWYLTQHSAVTMLLQVEHGDLFSLLLRYFPQAIITLALMTGLLLWHIGMRHGPLQAPESRARRQLVEHLRASADFLLRSGGQYVLLSGLQQDILRRARQRHPGFERLSVADQWQVLARLTQQPTSAIGQALRPRPNKRLSATEFTRQVAHLQTLRNAL
- a CDS encoding MoxR family ATPase, translated to MSEQSTDPKSSAEPPVAASNQAQQRQRASHLAQALRYELQQVVIGQVAVIDDVLTALIAGGHVLIEGVPGLGKTLLVRALARCFGGDFARIQFTPDLMPSDVTGHAVYDIQTEQFKLRKGPLFTNLLLADEINRAPAKTQAALLEAMQERQVTLEGRALPIAQPFMVLATQNPIEQEGTYPLPEAELDRFMLKLRMDYPEAAEELNMVRQVTRSTKADMLEVHPARTLLQAKDVLILQRIASELPIDEQVLDYAVRLVRTTRSWPGLALGAGPRASIALVRGGRARALLRGGEFVIPDDIKSCALAVLRHRVWLLPELDIEGLSVDQVLKQMLDQVPAPRL